The window TGTGAACTTGACCCCAGAGTGTGTATCACCCCTCTTAGTGCAATGCTGGTGAAAGCTGCTGATGGGCCTTGCCAAGCATGACTCCCAACGGTCACTCTCTGGCATCGTCTCCGCAACAATGTAGACACCCTTGGAGTTTGTGAAGGCCTGGTAGTTGATAACTTCACCAGATCTCGTGATGCAGAGGACGGCAACCTCGGCACCTATACAAGGTACAAAGACAAGCAAGAGGAATGGGAGAGTAATAAGCTTTTAGTACTTTGATTACAGTGTACAGGTAAACATAAGTGAGGAATGAAAAGTGAGGAAAACAAAATGAAATGCACAAAGTGGAAGTACTAAACAATAGGACCACATGTATATGCCTGcgcaccccccaaaaaaaaacaaagctagCTTGTGGTAAGGCAGCTACCAGTCTACCATTGTACTTGTACTAGTGTTTGCTGACTAGGTGGAAAGTGGAAACAAGGAAAAACCCTAGCAGGTCTATCTGTTCAACCGGCAGACTTTATACTCAAACCAACAGGTTTCTAGCTATCGCCAAAAGCAAGCCCCATTGCACTTGCCCCTCCATTAGAGCTTTTATTATTGAagaagtaaatttcacaaaactgcaCTACCATTGGGGAAAAAAGAATCACAAAATCACACTTTTACACAAAATCTCTGAACCACATGAGCCTTTCTATTGCCGTAATATCCTACTGGCTGGCTCCACTCGTCGGTTTCACAAACTCATCAAAAATTTTGCTAACATGGAGGTTCTTGCAACACTGGATAAGTGCTAGCATGTCATCATGATTGCTTGGCATCTGGGGTTGAATAGGAGGGATTTTTAGTAGTTGTAGTCCCAATCCCACCCCACCAAGCAATAGAGCGCCTATGAGTTAATTTGGTATTGCAACAACCTCCATATGACATAAATGGAAACAGAAACATATCCTGAGACCAAGAAGTCACCCTAACCTACTAGGCCTGCCGAAGATGATGGCAATGTGTAAAAGTGTAGATTCGTAGTGCAAATGGAAGTTTGCTTTGCTGAAACTATAACTTAAAAGTATGGTTTCATTATAGACTTTTACAGTTGTCATTTGTGAATGTACTCTAAAAATAGATCAAGGGATAAGATTCCATTGTTCATTGAAAACTGGAATATATGAGTATAAACAAACTGATAACCCTCTTTTATTGAAATATGAATGAACGAATTGTGAAAACCCATCAGACCGATTCTGGATATTCAGACCTAAAGAAAGAAATGGCTAAATGGGTTGTCGCCACATCATGCTTCGACCATTTTGCTTGCCCTTTGCCAACGCTTTGTTTTTGTCATTGCTACCAATGGTTCTGCCAGACCTAATAAGTTTTTAGCAACCCACAAGCACAACAACATTAATGATCTATAGGTTTTCATTTAGCATCCCAACATTGCTGAGAGTTTCTTTTTTCAATGAACAATTCAAACCATAGCAGAATGAATCGGCTAACAAACAGAAGATAATTTCGAGAGTTTACAATGTGCAAGCAGTACACTCCTTGGCAATCACCAAGTCCTCCTAGGAGTGCATAGGTACTCAGTGCAAGCCTCAACGCACCAAACCTTAGCCTTCCTTGTCTGTGGTTAGGTACTAAGCGCCAGACTACCGCCTTGCCACTTGCCAGACTCTAGTGCCAAGGGTAATATTGTAGGCAAAGGATAGAAACCGGCTACTTAATACTTAATAGTGACCAGGTATAAAGAAAAGGCTAGGTCCAGACAACGAGCAGAACACACACCTGACTTGATCTGAAAGCTATCGACCTGCAGACCACTAACAATATCCATGGACTTTTTAACCTTATTGATATTGATGTTTCAACATTTAATCCTACCATCCAAATGAAGGATCTATGGCTTCACTGCATTTCTTTGCAGTTAGCATTTGGTATTATCTAATTATATCAAACCACAGGCATCATCACGAGCAATACTCAATATTTTTGCTACTTTGATTAGCTCAGGAGCCAAATACTATAGTACCATGCTTATGTGATTATTACTGGGGAGCGAAAGTCAAAAGCAAGAGAATGGAAGTACTGGACACCAAAAATGGACCCAACAATTTTACAGGGTAAACTCCTTGAACATATGATCGGCCAATTCGACTTCAGTTCTTCCATCTTAGTAAAAACAAGTTCCTGCAAGTTGCAAGGTCGAGTAGGACATAACCCCTATTTGACCCCTCAAAGAAGAATATATAACAGGGAAATAAAACATTGACAACCGTTTTTCAGTTTTTATTTCTCTGAATCAACTGTCATGTATGGGTGAATCTGGCAATATGGTTAAACTTTTCCAAATTCCCAGAACAGGACGTGGGTAGAGTACATAAACAAATTTGGGAAATGGGAACACAAATTGGTGAATTGGGCAAAAGGCCAAGATTGCAAATTTCACCATCAAGGCAGCAATTCATTTCATTTCAAGACAAATGAAAAGGGTCGATTCACCGTGCTTCACGTGATCAGATATCAAATCCATCCCCAACCTATGTCCTTCTAATACTGGGAATACAAATTACAGTTCCTTCTACCAGTTCAAAGTAAAACTTCGAATTCGTTAGAACGGCAGCAAGCAACTACGCTCTCCATCGACGAACCGCGCCCCGCCCCTCTCAAATGCAACGCAACCTCCAGCTCTACCGAACGGCTCCAATTCCTCCACTAGGTCAATCATGAGCGCCAACGCAAGGCAAGATCCAGAACAGGGGAAGCGGGGCAGCCGACTCTTAACTCGAGATCCACTCTAGGAACCGCACGCACGAAATCGACATCAAGGACCGAGCTACGAGCACGCAAGGCTGTCGGATAAGGAAGGATACCTTCGAGGACGTGGTCCTCGGGGCCGATGGCGGCGTCCCCGCAGACGTCGCAGACGACGTGGCCGCGGATCTCCCCCGTCCACGCCTCGGCCGCCGGGGCCGCTACCAGCAGCAAGGCGAGCACGGCGAGGACGAAGAGAGCCCGCCGGAGAGgaccggccgcctccgcctccgccgccgccatggattgGGCAGCTCGGTAGTTTGAGCGTCTCCTCCGATGGTGGGAGATGGTCGGGGTAGGTAGGTTGGTGGCCGCTTGATTCATTGATTGACACTAGCGAGCTAGAGTAGGGAACCAGCAGAAGAAATGAGATGATTTTACGGTTCCACCCCTTCCTGCAAAATGAGGCCTTGGGCCCAAAATTTTCACAAGAAACACAATTTCCCTAGGAGATGTTCTTTTGTCTTCCCTCAACTACGACCCCAGTCTCATTTTGTGcactcaaccacaaaaccaaatactccctccatctcaaattaatcatcatataatatttatataccaagaccaaggataatttaaacTGCATGGATCAAGACGTCATGCACAATAttatgcacacattctcccacaatgcatgcatctatTAAAACATAATGCACAATTGCACTCTTGACATGCAAAAATTCTCCTGTGCTGCATTAATTGTACTCTGATAAAATCCGTGTCCatgcggttatatgatgatcaagtTGAGAAATTTTGGTTTTTGTTATATGATAAACAATTTGAGAAGGAGGGAGTAACTCTTAACTATAAAAAGGTTCGTTTTATTTTTGGAGTAATTGTGTTTCTACTCTTGCTTTACgattcaattgtgattttactcctactttttagggtttgtgattttgcccctgcTTTTTAAAAACGAAGCAGCCACGTGCCCCTACTCTGTTAACTAATGGTAACGGTGTTAAATTTGTGGTGAATGGACAAATATACCCCTGGACATGTTTTGCCATTCAATGATAATTTCTAGAGCAAAACGAACACTAATGTCTGATGATTAGAAAAAAGGAGGTAAAAAGTGACAGATATTTGCATTTTTGCTCGTGATAGAGATTTAGACTTGATAACCGAACAGTTGCATGGTATTTATGCCATCCCAACTAACTAAATGCACAATAATACTCCCGTCTCCTCCGGCGTCGGCAGCGCCATGGAAGGCGATGCGGTGCTCGACTGCGACGTCTTTTCGTACACCGACGCTGACGACGCCAACGCGcacttctcctcctccgtcttcGCCAGCTCAGCCTCTGACTCGGCCATGTACTCATACTCCGACGAGGAGCAGCTGCTCACCACTGGCGACGGCAGCCCGAGCGAGTCCCTCTCGTCGACGGCAAAGTCGTCTTCCTCACCGTCATCCTCGTCGCGGCGCCTCCAGAGGCCGTCCCTTCGCATGCAGCCGCGGGGCCGCCGTGCCTCCCTGCGCGAGcgcccgccgcgcctccctgcCCGCGCCCGACTCCGCCGTGTGCTGGCCCGCGCCACCGCTCCTCCCTGCCGCGTGCtggccgcgcgtcgccgccgccgcttgtcgcgtgcgccgccgccgccacttgcAACCGGGACAGTAAAAGGGATTGGGGATTTTGCTCATTGAACCaagggtagaatggtcattCACAAATGATAATAATATTatctttcttcatttaattaGGAAATTATGGGCCCACCAAACTTCTGTCAAAATCAGAGGTAGACGGCTGCTTCATTTTTAAAAAGCAGGGGCAAAAtcataaaccctaaaaagtaggggtaaaatcacaattgaatTGTAAAGCAAGGGTAGAAACATAATTGCCCCTTTACTTTTCCAAACAGTTTGGACGttggttttatcctacgtgacaAGTTGACCTAAAGTTGATtagcaaataaataaatataatagtgGACCCAGATGTCAGTAAGTGACCGCTATATTTTTCTTCtgccctcccttctctctcatctcttccccatctctctacacttctcccctctctcttggcGACCTTCAAGGGCGATGCTCGATGGAAGAAGAGCCAGAGGCAGCGGCAACCTCGCCACCAGTGGAAGCGGAGGTACTGGGAGAGATTAACTGAACTGGGAGGACTTGGAGGGTCGCGATGAAAAAGCTCGAGGGCTCGCTATCAAAGAACTCAGTATCGGTCGCAGTGAAGAAGGTACATGCACCTTTTGCAACCCAACCCTAGTGCCATTGGGCTCCACTATTCCCCTAAACACCGTGCCGCCAATACTGACCACTGCAGCTAGGTGTAGGAGAGCTCGAGCTCAATCTCCTCTCTCCTATCAGACAATCAAGCCTGGGAGGGGATGAAGGGAGGGGCACATGCAATGCTCATGGTGGTCGGCGAGGTCATCAAGCGGGAGAGTTTTGAGCTCTTCTGCGTGCTCGAGCTTGTGCTAGCCACTAAGTTGAGGAAGCAAGAGGGAGGAGGTGGCCTagcaaggaggtggaggaggaaggagcGAGAAAGAGAGATTGGCACCGTCCTCGCTTCCCCCATGAGTGGTCTGGTCCGATGGATCAAGCATGTGGCAACAGTGCACATCGAGCAAGCGTAGAGGCCCACTCGGGAAATGTTGAAGGGACTCCGTCACCATGTCACATAAAAAAAACCTAGTGTAagctgttgacggtcgttatagaccaataaaggagaattagctatgcttataatgcatatttgttttagaaTAATATAGTTCCACTTGTGCTTGGAGAATAATTTGTTGCAGGAAttgagcaaataaaataaagagaaatgAGGAAAAGTCACTCCTAAGCAAGCATATGGATAAGATAGGCCCACAAGACAGGTGTAACCGTCCTGGAAACTGCATTAATTGCCACAACCGTTATAAGGACCAACCTATCAGTGACCCTGCCGAAGCTGGAGGCCTGTTGGGCCAGcctaggttcggccgaaccctagcggCGCCCAATCAGCCTGGACCTCCACATGTACACTCCGGATGCACTCTCAATGATGGTTGCGGGGTAGAATGGTCATTTCGCCTTTTCTACAACCGTCATACCgaccctataaaaggaggagctcatttCACTTCacaacacactcaagcaagctcaAATATCTCTTCTACACTTTAGTTTAGTATTCTAGTGCTAAGTGAAGTAGAATAGAatagctctcggagtcctcggaATCTTCGGAGGAATTTCGGTATGACAGTagttttccttctttcttttgtaagactttcgGAATTAATGAAATACTATTCTCTATATGCTCTCGGTACTTTAGTATATCTAAGTATTAACTTTGTTTTATATCTGTATCGGTACAGTCGTATAGTTAGCCTACCAGTGCAgtggtgtgggtttaatgtcCGATTACTCGGTTACTCTATGTCATCTCGAgggatgtagagtagtatttaataatgtggacatggtgtctagattattaaGTAGCATTATCTGGGCATATATGCTACGGGTCAgtcgaggtgggccgctgatagtgacagctcagtacgggtattcctctatgatagtatatattcctaagaaactttcctagggagggtactcctccataTTTAGCCCCCGGTTGGACGGCCATGACAGGTTTTCGTAAGAAACTCGGTAACCCGGAGTGGTCTCTCGAAGCACCAGGAGGGCATTGTTACGGGGTATTGGTTATATGGTTGTATACTACCAGATGTGGACTAAAGTTGAGCGTATATTAGAATTATATAAATTGATtgcttttctatttcttctttCACTTAGTTTAGGAATGATTAAATGAGATATATGAGTGCTTAGCTTTGTGTCACCCTACCGGTATAACTATTTTAACCCAtgcttagactttgattatACAAGTGGCATGTATATATTATTAGCACAGTTCTCTCTTACAATCTtccttgggattaaataaatacgatatcttggaatactctcgagtGAAATGGTATAAttaatggtatatccgtgtgcTTGCGGATTTCTTTTGTAACCATATATATACCAGGACCATTTCTAGCGCCATTGCTGGaaatttatatttatactaatgtcgttaagaaatatcaaTATAAGCGCCATGTAAATGCGATATAAGACCAATCATCATTAAAACTATCCAGCGAGGTAAATTGATTCGGTTTAACAATTGAGGGGGTCTTTATACctggttttatggttgaagTACGTGAATCAAACTATGCTTATGGTTAATGAAGGCAGAGTGGACTGTTTCCATTTCCCTACATGTTCATGTGCATCTAGGACACGAGGAAAGAACTTTCTGATCAGTAACATATTGTTTTAAGCAAATGGTCCATTTTGTATCCCTTAAGGTAAAAAATCCACCCATAAACTTTAATTGGATGCTATGTATATTCCTAAACTTTCTATAATGTTTATTTTTCATCTTTTGACTAAATTTGAAGTAGTATTAATGACAAGGTGCTGATGTGGCAATGTTATTTAGTCCCGAGTACATATATTATTTCAACAAATATTAGTACATGTCcccataaaaaataatcaaaaacTTATCACCTCTCTTATGGATCATTaaaaacaaatttttttttgaaaggaacaTAAAATATAATTTGACTACTTAAAAATAGTGCTTGAATCTGaataaaatcaaaatttaagAGAGAATTAAACATTATTTTGGTTGGATCAAAtttatgtaaattatttttttccaatttgTAACAAGTATTTCTTTATGAATTTTCTAATTATGttactaatttttaaaattcaagTACATAAACCATGGATGcaatttaatttgtattttcCAAATTTATATTTTACTTCAAAAGAATCTATAAAAAACTTTCAGTTGCATATTAGCATTATTTAACCTAAATCAATTGGAgccattgtaaaacggaggatgttccaagaaaaaaaaatgtattcatACAAATTATAATACTATTTTCCGTGCAccaaatattgtttttattgCTTACAAAATGTATTAGATGTTTTACATACCATATGGGataaatgatattttttaagTCATTtacatatttaaattcaaaagaATTTTTAGCCTTAAAATACATGCTATGTCATGTTGATAAAAgcaattaaaaattttattgaaGTCTCTCTGAACAATTGTCTTTGAATTTTTTTGTTGAACataattgaatttgaattgatTATTATAAACAGATATAAAGTAAATCACAATATATGTTATTACAAATCAAGGTTTTCTTGGTAGTAATTCACTGTATGTGTTGTTCGATGGGGTTTAATTAAGTAGGTACTCCGGCCTCTGGACAATATTATATGACGTTGGGAGTATTAAATGTTGCAAGAATTATATAACTTGCTCAAAGATTTTGAGACCAAACTAACTGACCTAACAAAAACTTAGAATTGATAAACTACTTCATACAACTCGCAAAAAAGTGACAAAAAAGCATTAAGGGAGACCAAGAGCTTACGCCCATAGATTACTCAGTTACTGCCAAGTCAACAAAGTAGTGGCCGAGATAGAATTGGTCTAGCTATTCCATTCTCATCACGAAATACCATATTACAGAGCAATTGTGCGCATATAAAATAGAGTACATGCTCTAGATAAAAAGGAAGAATGTTCGATAAGGATGAGAAAACATAAAGTATGGATGGACCGAACAAGCGAGATTGTGTGTCTTTGAAAacataggttgtgtttagatcgaGGGGTGAAaggttttggcgtgtcacatcggatatacggacacacatttgaagtattaaacgtagactaataataaaacaaattacatattccgtatgtaaactgcgagacgaatttattaagcccaattaatctgtcattagcaaatatttactatagcaccacattgtcaaatcatggagcagttaggcttaaaagattcatctcgcaatttacacacaatctgtgtaattagttatttttttatttatatttaataattcatacatgtattcaaacatttaatgtgacatAGTAAAAAATTTTGCCGGATCTAAAAAAATAGTCCCATACAAACACCTCCACAAGCTAATTGACATATTAAAACTAACGTGCATGTAAAGCATGCTAGCTCTTGGAAACAAATTTAGCAGTTCAAGGCGGGAAGAGTGGTGGCCACATCAACCCCTTTGACATCACTGCCAATGGTTATTCATATATACCGTTGTAACACCAgcatatactcctatattgACTATATTTATATCTATAACAACAAGCTAGGTTGACTGCGCCATTGGAAACTATACATGGCCATGTGCTCTGCACCTCTCTTGACCTAGCTAGTTAGAGAAAGCAATGTCTTCCTTGAATTAATACTTGACCGACAAGATAAGAATTTGAAATTTGTAGTTTGTTCAACACATCCATATATGATACGCCTCGGTGGAGGGGCAGGCAGGCATGGCGTGTGCAAACCACGCGAAAACGCGAGATACGCTGAACCTGTTGCATGTGCATATGCGCGACGCGCGTCCGTTCCACTTGGCCGGATTTGCACATACGTAATGTGAACGCGAGCCGTTGAATGCGTGATCCCGTTTTCCTTTCTCGGCTGGCGGCACGAGACATATCGCGCCGAATATACCACCAGGGGGTAGAGGAGATAGCTTGGATATTAGAATAGGAATTGTTCGGGATCTTCACGTCGGGGGTACGCGCGCGGCGCTCGTTTCGCAatcgtcatcgccgacgtcatgcGCGGGGCATGCGTTGGTACTAAGGCCAGCGAACTCTATGGGTTCGTACGTGACCGACGTGTAGTGCACGTATGAGAGTGTAATCTCTATTTTATATAGCGCGGTAGTACTAATTAAACTGTTAGTCACCAAGGGTACTAATTACTTAATTTGATTAAGTGCACCGTTGCACGAAGTTGttcttttagaaaattatgCATGGTAGTATGAAAGAATCGAACAGCAGAGGCGGATCCAACGTTTGTATCGGGGGCTCGAGCATCCTCCTTGGATCCCCATGAAAAGAAACAGAGGGGAGGGGGAATAAGACGTACGAAGAGGAAGAATTAATAGTAGAGGGTTTGAAGAGAAAGAACTCCCTCCAAACTCATTCTAGATTCAATATAATAACTGTAAAGTATATACTTGTGTAAGGGATCACttatacatttgtcgataattttttttttcaaaaatttgacagatacaattatagtacaatcgtgaTATGATTatactgtaactataatgtaactttcaaaaatatcTCCATAAGATGCTATTTCGGTGAAGCTGAGGTCGTGGGAATGAATCATCTCACATGTGCGCGCGCTGTGAATCTTTTCCTTCCTCACTTGCacaaattttgaaacaaatctaacgattcaaaattacatgaaagttacatgcaaattatagtataattatacTGCGGTACAATCCATGTATATCAactttttaggagaaaaaatgttaacaaatatatagcaaaattgctTGTGTAATGTTTTCTAGCCATTGTTGGATATGCAGTTTATAAAAATCTTTTGCTCTATGCATAAAAAAGGCAAAACTCAGTTCTAA of the Oryza sativa Japonica Group chromosome 2, ASM3414082v1 genome contains:
- the LOC4329155 gene encoding uncharacterized protein, with amino-acid sequence MNQAATNLPTPTISHHRRRRSNYRAAQSMAAAEAEAAGPLRRALFVLAVLALLLVAAPAAEAWTGEIRGHVVCDVCGDAAIGPEDHVLEGAEVAVLCITRSGEVINYQAFTNSKGVYIVAETMPESDRWESCLARPISSFHQHCTKRGDTHSGVKFTYSKPSGNSHTVKTFLYKPANAPLYCS